The Bernardetia litoralis DSM 6794 genome includes a window with the following:
- the mgtE gene encoding magnesium transporter, whose translation MNFILTQDYLDQFTEAVHTKDTDFIISHTDILHSADISAILDELETDECHYILGLLPDQVRANIISDLDTDIRIDFLQTYQPSEVAEILDYTDSDDAADILNELPLKMREEVISHVEEPQDVMDLLHYDEDCAGGLMAKEFVTANINWTVVECVEEIRRQAENVEKIYSIYVVDNDNILLGRVGIKKLVLNRSTTKVADIYEPDIISVYSYQDEEEVANIMQKYDLEAIPVVNVNKQLLGRITIDDILDVITEQAEQDIQAMAGISEDVEEDDTVWVLSRARLPWLLIGMVGGMLGAKFIGLFEGQLLAVPAMAFFIPLITATGGNVGIQSSTLVVQALADTGGLQESLWRRLFKSFLVALINGFVIGIFVLGANVLLTGGEIILSIVVSFALFCVVIIASIMGTITPLILNKFDVNPAVASGPFITTANDLLGLAIYFSVAKLLFSMAV comes from the coding sequence GTGAATTTTATACTTACTCAAGATTATTTAGACCAATTTACAGAAGCTGTACACACTAAAGATACAGATTTCATAATTTCTCACACTGATATTCTTCATTCGGCTGATATTTCAGCTATTTTGGATGAGCTAGAAACTGATGAGTGTCATTACATTTTGGGTCTTTTGCCTGACCAAGTTCGTGCTAATATTATCAGTGATTTGGATACAGATATTCGCATTGATTTTTTACAAACTTACCAACCTTCTGAAGTTGCTGAAATATTAGATTATACCGATTCTGATGATGCTGCTGATATTTTGAATGAACTTCCTCTTAAAATGAGAGAAGAAGTAATTTCTCATGTAGAAGAACCACAAGATGTAATGGATTTATTGCATTATGACGAGGATTGTGCTGGAGGTTTAATGGCAAAAGAATTTGTTACTGCAAATATAAATTGGACAGTTGTAGAATGTGTGGAAGAAATAAGAAGACAAGCTGAGAATGTAGAAAAGATTTATTCGATTTATGTAGTAGATAATGATAATATCCTTTTGGGAAGAGTTGGAATAAAAAAATTAGTCTTGAACCGTAGTACTACAAAGGTTGCAGATATTTATGAGCCTGATATTATTTCAGTTTATTCCTATCAAGATGAGGAAGAGGTAGCCAATATTATGCAAAAATATGATTTAGAAGCTATTCCTGTTGTGAATGTAAACAAACAGCTCTTGGGTCGAATTACGATTGATGATATTTTAGATGTAATAACTGAACAAGCCGAGCAAGATATTCAGGCGATGGCTGGTATTTCGGAAGATGTAGAAGAAGATGATACTGTTTGGGTGCTTTCTCGTGCTAGATTGCCTTGGCTTTTGATTGGAATGGTAGGAGGAATGTTAGGAGCAAAATTTATAGGACTTTTTGAAGGGCAATTATTAGCTGTTCCTGCGATGGCATTTTTTATTCCTCTAATTACTGCAACAGGTGGAAATGTTGGGATTCAATCCTCTACTTTGGTTGTCCAAGCACTTGCAGATACAGGAGGGTTACAGGAAAGTTTGTGGCGTAGGCTTTTCAAATCCTTTTTGGTTGCTCTTATCAATGGTTTTGTAATTGGTATTTTTGTTTTGGGGGCGAATGTTCTTCTTACTGGTGGAGAAATTATTCTCTCAATAGTAGTTTCTTTTGCACTTTTTTGTGTCGTGATTATTGCTTCAATTATGGGAACAATTACACCTCTTATTTTGAATAAATTTGATGTAAATCCTGCCGTTGCTTCGGGTCCTTTTATCACAACGGCAAATGACCTTTTGGGATTAGCGATTTATTTTTCTGTGGCGAAGTTGCTGTTTTCTATGGCTGTTTGA